A single window of Gossypium arboreum isolate Shixiya-1 chromosome 13, ASM2569848v2, whole genome shotgun sequence DNA harbors:
- the LOC108463614 gene encoding uncharacterized protein LOC108463614 — protein sequence MEQDYVEPYCQWKREKGYDAIDIELHGFNIDDVKVALKQIEGKYMISIMAEDPRSLHKRIEIPNDIYNLEQIRALFGNGKLNIELPKKVESNKLEILMPKLEFKKILKEDMKNKFISAVECLYANGKIPAFGFMLIASGLFAYKIIYNVMAFEK from the exons ATGGAGCAAGATTATGTTGAACCCTATTGCCAGTGGAAAAGAGAAAAAGGTTATGATGCAATCGATATCGAGCTTCATG GTTTCAATATTGATGATGTGAAAGTAGCACTTAAACAAATTGAAGGCAAATATATGATATCAATCATGGCGGAAGATCCAAGATCTCTTCATAAAAGAATCGAAATCCCAAATGATATTTACAATTTAGAGCAAATTCGTGCATTATTTGGGAATGGAAAACTCAATATTGAATTACCCAAGAAAGTTGAGTCGAATAAACTTGAAATTCTGATGCCCAAATTAGAatttaaaaagattttaaaagaagatatgaaaaataaatttatttctgCTGTTGAATGTTTATATGCAAATGGAAAAATTCCAGCATTTGGTTTTATGTTAATAGCTAGTGGGTTATttgcttataaaattatatacaatGTTATGGCATTTGAGAAGTAA
- the LOC108462717 gene encoding uncharacterized protein LOC108462717 gives MSDLGVLQDYLPGEICGEELRGCPKERVLKPYSGKLNCGRDGLKDNLRVLIAPQKERDISSLVEKMKITEGVKRTECQNCDRERSKNKRDSELLSSVDVGVRLGLLECGSLEHRIRPGQRASGRGVGKIEVNQPALVYAACHRDEGDAPDVLTGMFLIFDVPYLALIDIGSTHSYIAYSISKNLGLSMESTTSRVTVLSPLGQSVRVSKLYRDIPLRVQGTVFLANLMELSFGEFDIILGINCLVKHQVSLDYATERVILRNEEDSEVVMVGEHQNYLSNVISALVAKKLVRKGCEEFLAYVSVFDSGDTTVKDIRAVKDFLDVFPEKLPGLPSNCEVEFGIELLPGTALVSIAPY, from the exons ATGtctgacttgggagttcttcaagaCTACCTTCCAGGGGAAATATGTGGGGAAGAGCTACGTGGATGCCCAAAAGAGAGAGTTCTTAAACCTTACTCAGGAAAATTAAactgtggccga gatgggctcAAGGATAATTTGAGAGTCTTGATAGCTCCGCAGAAGGAGCGTGACATTTCTTCACTGGTTGAGAAAATGAAGATCACCGAGGGGGTTAAGCGTACTGAGTGCCAAAACTGTGACAGAGAGAGGagtaagaacaagagggattcagagcttTTGAGTTCT GTGGATGTTGGAGTAAGACTGGGTCTGCTTGAGTGTGGGTCTTTAGAGCACCGCATTAG GCCTGGGCAAAGAGCATCAGGCAGAGGTGTTGGAAAGATTGAGGTGAATCAGCCGGCTCTAGTTTATGCTGCATGTCACCGAGATGAGGGAGATGCTCCAGACGTCCTCACTGGTATGTTTCTTATTTTTGATGTACCATATCttgctttgatagacataggatctactcattcctatatagccTATTCTATTTCTAAAAATTTGGGGTTATCGATGGAGAGCACTACGAGTAGGGTAACTGTACTGAGTCCACTGGGACAATCGGTTAGAGTtagcaaactgtatagggatATTCCCTTAAGGGTGCAAGGGACggtatttttggctaatttgatggAACTTTCGTTTGGGGAGTTCGATATAATCTTGGGGATAAATTGTCTAGTGAAGCACCAAGTAAGTTTGGACTATGCGACGGAGAGGGTCATCTTGAGAAATGAGGAGGACAGTGAGGTAGTCATGGTTGGGGAGCACCAGAATTATCTATCTAATGTGATCTCTGCGCTGGTGGCGaagaagttggttcgtaaggggTGTGAGGAATTTTTGGCCTACGTAAGTGTTTTTGATTCTGGAGACACTACTGTTAAGGACATCAGGGCGGTAAAGGATTTTCTGGACGTCTTCCCTGAAAAGCTACCGGGGTTACCTTCGAATTGTGAAGTAGAGTTTGGGATAGAGCTCCTTCCTGGTACAGCTTTAGTGTCCATCGCTCCCTACTGA